atgtttaatatattgtGATGTCAACAAAGTGTATAACTAATTACTTTACTTACCTGATGAGTAGCGggtaaacaaaattatagaaTAGAGagattgaaataaatgtaaagcagtgaaacattaaatatattaaaaaggtTTCGTACGGTATATGGTACATTTTGGacgtagtagtatatcgatataccaaataatgaACATTTGGATttgaagtattatttttagagtatatatagtacatatatagtatatacagaGGTTAAACCCATTAGatcatatactataaataatttccatttctaACGCAGCGTGAACAAGATCAGCACTCTGGAACCATTTGAAGACTGCCTGAAGCTACAGGAGCTGTATTTACgcaaaaacaatatacaaaatctCAATGAAATTAGCTATTTGCAAAATCTGCCAGCGCTCAAGTATCTGTGGCTGGAGGAGAATCCCTGCTGCGATCGTGCGGGACCAAAGTGAGTGAATTTTTGTGGCATGTAGAGACAGAAGCCCCATTTAACACCCTCCCTCGGTATATTGCAGCTATCGCGCGATTGTGTTACGCGCTCTGCCCAACCTCAAGAAATTGGATAATGTGGAGGTCACACAGGAGGAGCTCGACGATGCATTGCGAGGCGGAGGCGGCGAGACGCATGCCACCGAAGACGATGTCTATGAGGATGCCTATGAGGcgagacaacagcagcaacaacaacaacaacagcagcagcagcaacatcaacagcaacagcaacgcgtttcaccgcagcagcagcattcacCGCAACAGCACATGCAACAATCACCGCAACAGCCAACACATCACTCAccgcagcaacatcaacaccaacagcagccacagcaacatcaacagcgtCGCAGCTCGAGTCCCATGAAAGAGGTAACTAAATTCCTTTGCTTTACTCTCCTCACCCCTTATCTCTCTTAGAAATTCCCTGCATAGTTGTAGACACTAATTGCGAGTCACATTTATAACAACTTCAACTCGTTTGTTTtccttcaatttcaattattaacaaGCCGCCACAATTAGCAAGTCCGCTTGCCAATAACTTGGATGGAAGTGTAACCAATAATATCACCGATTTATATAGTAATCAAGTGCAAAACTCAATGCCCCCCACACCCACAAAGGTAAACGAACGCGCTGCGGTGTGTCAACTTAGGGGTAATTTGTTGAATGTCGAACTTCGGACTATAATTGAATTCCCCCACACACTAGAAGTCAGGGTGTCTGGGGAATAACCGATAATGTTATTTGGGCTAGGATTGGGCGACCAAATATGTTATTAGCTGAATTATAGTTTAGTCTGACATTAGTCATGGATTTTTTTAGGGAATGATATCAAAGAAAAACCTTTTTGTTATTCCGCTTCATCCGTAGggattaattttaataattcctttctttttttaatgtcAATAGCTTAATGATTATCGGAAACGCACATCTTTCATATTAAATGAGGAAAGAAATGAAGTAAAAGAAATATGTGTGGGAAAAGCTTCAGCTGTATTACTTTGCTAAGCttaggttttttttatagttggGTTAATATCTTATTAATTATAGGAAATGTCTATCTTACTTATAAAATGAAGAacatgtattttaatttcaaaatgtgtttatcGTGTTGCCTAACTGAAGAATAGCTTTTTTTTCCCTGCTAATCGCAATCGATAATTTTTGTGTACATTGAAATGGGATACTCATTAATTTGGGCGTTCAAAAACGAGCACAAAAtgctataattttaattaggaAGATAGCCACAACCTTggttgaaaataaaagataattaattctattttattttgataaagttTTACAACAGTTTAGAAGTTTATTGTGTATGAACTCCTAGGTAGAAATTGATATAATATCCATGCCTTATGATTTCCAAATTAAGCAATAACTATTGGCTGAAAGAAACCTCAGTCCATAGGTGATAATGAGGCAACACCTTACATAAGTAGTCCAAATGTAATGAGCTTCCGTTAGTCCTGGAAGTTAGTGTTAAGCAGAAACACCTTGAGGGTCGTTTACCAAAAAATGTCGTGACCACaccaacaaaattttaacACTAACCTATAAactaatttttgtgttttgttgccaAATTCGCTACGCTATCTCCCCAGGAACCCGCGCACCCGCCATCGCCCAAATATAACACCATTACTAAAGAGCAACGCACTTCCTTTCATCAATATGATGTAAGTTCTCCCCCCGCCTGGGCCACCAACAAAATTACCATTTATATTACGAACTGATGAGCTGCTTAAATTCTGACTTCTGTTGAGCCTAGTCAATGTAGAGCTTGTTggacttgttatttttatttattattatattatactctTTGTTCTTTTataagttttgctttttttttgggcgtgTACACGTCACACTTGAGGCGCACTCACAGCGAACCCTGGCCCCTTCTTTTGTCCCCCCACGTTGGGCGCCGTGTTACGCGTGAACGAGTCACGCGATGTGGCACTGGCATGGTTAAGGTTTTTTATTCTCCATTTTTCTCAGTTTCTCAATTTCTCACTGCTAGCTTTTGGCCCATTGTCAGTGAACAAAGAAGGGGGCTTCGCTTTTTTCTGGGTTAAGTCGTGCCGGCAAACAGCATTTGACtttgagagagaaagagaaacataATTGCCAGCGTAGAATCcaaaataaagttaaactGATTAAATGGGTCATTATGAAAAACCAGAAacacagaaagagaaacagaagTAAAAAAAGCAGAAGTAAAAAAAGGGTTTGGTTGGAACATTTTTGGGACTCAAAAAAGCGGCTCAAAATTTCGTAACATAAATGCTAATGAGATAAAGAAACTTTTTAACAAATGTCAACTAACAACTTCTTTGTGCTTCCCTTCCCCAAACATCGAATGCAccacactaacaacaacaacaacaactactactaccaCTTACTACTACTTGGTGTAGCACTCACCGGGCTCCGATCAGGAGAGCCCGCATGTTGGTTACCGGGAGGTGCGTCCAACGCCTCTGCCGCCCAGCATATCCACACACTCGATGAAGGTAAGCATCGTCACAGTAACCAGAGGACTAACAGGGATTCAAATGGTGATCACTTATTGATTATGGtattcccttcccttcccttctctCATTAGGAATACTATCAGTCGGATCGTCAACCATATCCAGCACATTATCGTCACAGTCAAACTGATCTGACTGAATGGGAGgagcatcaacagcatcaggCACCTCAGGTCCATCACAATCCCTACGGCAGCCAGATGCAGTTGcattatcagcagcagcaacagcagcgacgcaGCGCGGGTCCCGAGACCGGAGAGCGT
This is a stretch of genomic DNA from Drosophila albomicans strain 15112-1751.03 chromosome 3, ASM965048v2, whole genome shotgun sequence. It encodes these proteins:
- the LOC117572665 gene encoding adenylate cyclase, terminal-differentiation specific isoform X1 — encoded protein: MSRLTEEMVVARSKQSDLGMIKKLNCWGSDLSDVNIIKRMRGVEVLALSVNKISTLEPFEDCLKLQELYLRKNNIQNLNEISYLQNLPALKYLWLEENPCCDRAGPNYRAIVLRALPNLKKLDNVEVTQEELDDALRGGGGETHATEDDVYEDAYEARQQQQQQQQQQQQQHQQQQQRVSPQQQHSPQQHMQQSPQQPTHHSPQQHQHQQQPQQHQQRRSSSPMKEPPQLASPLANNLDGSVTNNITDLYSNQVQNSMPPTPTKEPAHPPSPKYNTITKEQRTSFHQYDHSPGSDQESPHVGYREVRPTPLPPSISTHSMKEYYQSDRQPYPAHYRHSQTDLTEWEEHQQHQAPQVHHNPYGSQMQLHYQQQQQQRRSAGPETGERYAYRNGSARENGGEWEEERPRSSSRRPEGRYSDSVSNVSANVLNHFSGCHRRPVNRNSNLLSATLCLVKELDYSSLEVLEHAVRCRIDEMAGE
- the LOC117572665 gene encoding putative mediator of RNA polymerase II transcription subunit 26 isoform X3, producing MSRLTEEMVVARSKQSDLGMIKKLNCWGSDLSDVNIIKRMRGVEVLALSVNKISTLEPFEDCLKLQELYLRKNNIQNLNEISYLQNLPALKYLWLEENPCCDRAGPNYRAIVLRALPNLKKLDNVEVTQEELDDALRGGGGETHATEDDVYEDAYEARQQQQQQQQQQQQQHQQQQQRVSPQQQHSPQQHMQQSPQQPTHHSPQQHQHQQQPQQHQQRRSSSPMKEEPAHPPSPKYNTITKEQRTSFHQYDHSPGSDQESPHVGYREVRPTPLPPSISTHSMKEYYQSDRQPYPAHYRHSQTDLTEWEEHQQHQAPQVHHNPYGSQMQLHYQQQQQQRRSAGPETGERYAYRNGSARENGGEWEEERPRSSSRRPEGRYSDSVSNVSANVLNHFSGCHRRPVNRNSNLLSATLCLVKELDYSSLEVLEHAVRCRIDEMAGE
- the LOC117572665 gene encoding adenylate cyclase, terminal-differentiation specific isoform X2; amino-acid sequence: MSRLTEEMVVARSKQSDLGMIKKLNCWGSDLSDVNIIKRMRGVEVLALSVNKISTLEPFEDCLKLQELYLRKNNIQNLNEISYLQNLPALKYLWLEENPCCDRAGPNYRAIVLRALPNLKKLDNVEVTQEELDDALRGGGGETHATEDDVYEDAYEARQQQQQQQQQQQQQHQQQQQRVSPQQQHSPQQHMQQSPQQPTHHSPQQHQHQQQPQQHQQRRSSSPMKEPPQLASPLANNLDGSVTNNITDLYSNQVQNSMPPTPTKEPAHPPSPKYNTITKEQRTSFHQYDHSPGSDQESPHVGYREVRPTPLPPSISTHSMKEYYQSDRQPYPAHYRHSQTDLTEWEEHQQHQAPQVHHNPYGSQMQLHYQQQQQQRRSAGPETGERYAYRNGSARENGGEWEEERPRSSRRPEGRYSDSVSNVSANVLNHFSGCHRRPVNRNSNLLSATLCLVKELDYSSLEVLEHAVRCRIDEMAGE
- the LOC117572665 gene encoding putative cyclin-dependent serine/threonine-protein kinase DDB_G0272797/DDB_G0274007 isoform X4, yielding MSRLTEEMVVARSKQSDLGMIKKLNCWGSDLSDVNIIKRMRGVEVLALSVNKISTLEPFEDCLKLQELYLRKNNIQNLNEISYLQNLPALKYLWLEENPCCDRAGPNYRAIVLRALPNLKKLDNVEVTQEELDDALRGGGGETHATEDDVYEDAYEARQQQQQQQQQQQQQHQQQQQRVSPQQQHSPQQHMQQSPQQPTHHSPQQHQHQQQPQQHQQRRSSSPMKEHSPGSDQESPHVGYREVRPTPLPPSISTHSMKEYYQSDRQPYPAHYRHSQTDLTEWEEHQQHQAPQVHHNPYGSQMQLHYQQQQQQRRSAGPETGERYAYRNGSARENGGEWEEERPRSSSRRPEGRYSDSVSNVSANVLNHFSGCHRRPVNRNSNLLSATLCLVKELDYSSLEVLEHAVRCRIDEMAGE
- the LOC117572665 gene encoding putative uncharacterized protein DDB_G0271606 isoform X5; translated protein: MSRLTEEMVVARSKQSDLGMIKKLNCWGSDLSDVNIIKRMRGVEVLALSVNKISTLEPFEDCLKLQELYLRKNNIQNLNEISYLQNLPALKYLWLEENPCCDRAGPNYRAIVLRALPNLKKLDNVEVTQEELDDALRGGGGETHATEDDVYEDAYEARQQQQQQQQQQQQQHQQQQQRVSPQQQHSPQQHMQQSPQQPTHHSPQQHQHQQQPQQHQQRRSSSPMKEEYYQSDRQPYPAHYRHSQTDLTEWEEHQQHQAPQVHHNPYGSQMQLHYQQQQQQRRSAGPETGERYAYRNGSARENGGEWEEERPRSSSRRPEGRYSDSVSNVSANVLNHFSGCHRRPVNRNSNLLSATLCLVKELDYSSLEVLEHAVRCRIDEMAGE
- the LOC117572665 gene encoding adenylate cyclase, terminal-differentiation specific isoform X6 is translated as MSRLTEEMVVARSKQSDLGMIKKLNCWGSDLSDVNIIKRMRGVEVLALSVNKISTLEPFEDCLKLQELYLRKNNIQNLNEISYLQNLPALKYLWLEENPCCDRAGPNYRAIVLRALPNLKKLDNVEVTQEELDDALRGGGGETHATEDDVYEDAYEARQQQQQQQQQQQQQHQQQQQRVSPQQQHSPQQHMQQSPQQPTHHSPQQHQHQQQPQQHQQRRSSSPMKESDRQPYPAHYRHSQTDLTEWEEHQQHQAPQVHHNPYGSQMQLHYQQQQQQRRSAGPETGERYAYRNGSARENGGEWEEERPRSSSRRPEGRYSDSVSNVSANVLNHFSGCHRRPVNRNSNLLSATLCLVKELDYSSLEVLEHAVRCRIDEMAGE